In the Hydractinia symbiolongicarpus strain clone_291-10 chromosome 13, HSymV2.1, whole genome shotgun sequence genome, tcctGAGTATTAAAGAAGTGGAAAGCACAATGAAGTTGACTCATAAGTTTTCCCATGTGTTTCCTAGGTTTCTGCCACTTCTAAAACTGAGTTTAAGTCTgcttaaactattatttcaaattatttttagtttgttCTTTTCTTTTACTTTGTTGCTCCAAATATCACAAAAACATagtaaaaattattgttttaaagTTATAGTTTACTGTTTGCATGATCTACTGTACCACAGTAGACAGCAATGAAAACAGActtgtgacccaactgttaagTTTTCTGCAGTGTGCTTTATCAAAACGTTCATTTACTGCAAGATTTTACATGTTTTGTTAGGAATAATATGTTTTCCCTACAAGGGTTATAATTAAGTAAAATATAATTTgcacaataaattttgcaaagtAAACTTGTTTACTTCCACAAAAAGCATATACTTAGgtatgtttttctattttttatgtatacCACCAGAAaggtattaaaatatatttcccAATGCAGAAaaatttgctttattattttaaatgggaAAAAGGGAACTTTAAGAAAGTTGAATATGCTCAAACAAAATTCAGAAGCATGTGCAAATTTTTTACTTATAGCTTTGTTCATAATTTTTATGGCATGATAGAAATTGTTGATGCCAAACTACTACAAAACAGgaactatttaaattttttaccacttGTAATGTTTTTAACATGCTGTTTTCTTGATCATATAATAAATTCGTTTAATATCTTTATGTTTTACGGATTATATTTACTTTtgcttttactttatttttaaatcttaattTATAGATCTcgatattctaaaaaaaaattacactattaaattatacatattttattattaatcTCTTTTAAGCCAACACCAAAATGCTAAATATAGcaagtttcaatttaaaaacaaattttttatgcaGACTTTTTACTGAAGAGGGTTAAAAAATTGGAATTTATTTACTGTTTATTTGTTAAAGCAAGTATTTCTCCAGGAAGTAAATCTAGTCTAAGATATTTGTTTAGACTTGAGACAAAAATTGATGGTTTATGTACAAAAATGTTTCGTTAAACatcgattttttgattttattatttgaattttttttccttagatttttcattatttttaattcacAAAAAGTCTGACATCAAATACATGAAAAATTCTTAGAACAAGTATCAACTAACAGGAATGATCAAGTCATCATTCTAAGAACATTAGGCATGTCAAATAAATAAAGTAATGTAAATCCCTTGTGTTTTGTTTGTAttctaaaacaaacaaagaatcTAATCATAGGTTTATACGCTgacagtttttatttaaacaatgcaatatttttattgtgtaagtcataactaaaaaaattgcttttctaCAAATGTATGGCTTTATGCACAAAGTATAAAAGTTCACAAAtcagattttttacatttttcatgtATAGACACACATtacatgaaataacaaaaatatcaagCAACAAATCTGTattcaatgtttaaaaattgaataaaaaacatCCAACTTTAACGGGCAAGTGTTAAACTACTTTGAGGACATCCAAATTTTTTGTCCCAATAATTTtattgaacaaatttttaaataggaGATAATCAAGAATGAGATGTATAAAGCACTTTTGTTATTGACTTAAACGTTTTTGAcgaaaaaacacaataaataaattagcaTACTTTTAATCTCCTTGCATTGCATTTTGGAAGGATATTCACATCTGTTAGAGTATGGATCAAATACTAAGGTGTTAACGGAACAGTTAAACGTATGCTGCTTGCCATGAACACACATGATAAACTGATGACAGTTCCAAGGGTTGCGATAATTCCCATTATTTCGATTTTCACAGATGGTATCTATAGTAACCTTGCTTGAATCTATGCACTCTTTTCGCTTAGGATCAAAGATTTGACCTTCTTTGCATGTTTTTATAGATGCAACATGGTCTTTGCATTCCATGTAAGCGAATACATCACTTATTGAATATTTCCCATCAACCAAAGCCATGCAAGGCTTTTTTGAATCATAACGTCGAAACCATGATGCTCCTAAATAAGAATCACATTagtcaaacaaaaaacattaaaaagaaaaattttacgTATAGAGAATTTTGTTACGAGTTCAACTCAGATTTTGTTTTTCCACCAATAAACAGAGAGATAAACATTAACATAGTTAAATATTGTTGAGcctaaaaagttatttaacaaattgttaaatacaattttaacatttccacttaattaattaaaaaagtaaaaagacaaaaactagTTTAATTGTATTATTTTAGACATATGGCTACAAACACAAGCACTATTTTATAGAATAAGcaccttttaaaaataaaagggtATTCATTTTCTTTTCTAGTGATAGGGGTGTTTATTAATGCTTTATCAACATCAGGACATTGAGCCTTGTAGTAAAAAAAACCTGTAAAAATGTAATGGCAGATATACTGTGATGGCATCACAAGcaaattttatttagaaaatttgTTGGCgtagaacttttaaaaaagctttctttgatacaatttaatcgataaatAAAAGTGACAAAGTTCTGTTATATACATCGAAGGTTGCCATATTTTGGAAGTTGAGTCAAGTTTTGCATTTCGGGAGAATGATTTGGGGAGTTCGgagaaaaaggaaaattttattCAATAAGGAAGAAGAGCTTGCCCTTATGTATACAGGAGTTTTTAGCAAGTTGGCACCCTTGTATAGAAATGTGTCTATTGCCATGTTTGAAAGCTCTGTGCAATAATTGACATTTTAGTTTTCTGCATGCCAATCATTAAAATTTAgcatacaaaaaattaaattaacagtaaaacagtaaaagatgaagtgatttttttctgtcttgttttgttttacttttataaaaatgcGAACAAAAAACTAATTTAGACTACATACCTGCAGACAGCTGTACAAGACAAATTATTGTCAATATTTCCTTCCTCATTTTCACTTTCCTTTCCTAACAGCTTGAAATAAACAGCATCTGTTTTTTCATGGAGTGTAGCTTTTTGCAAACGAGAAAGTGAAAGGTGAGTTTGCTGAGCCGTCTTCCGACCTTTTATTGCATGAGCAAATCACATGATTTTTTGCACAGCACTGTTACACCAAACATTTAGGGGGGGAATGTTCTGTAATAATTATATTTAGATTGTGTGTTTGACATAGAAGAGGTAGTAAAAAGCgtctttataaatttataacatAACGTTATATGCAATTTAGGTAATATTAACTGATATTTTTTTCCTGTCTAAATAAGCACGTACACTACAGGGACAAAACCCCCggataaaaagtaaaataaaattctgGGAAGCTGTACTTTCCccgcattttttaaattagcccGAGAAAGGAGCGCAGGACGGTTCGCTCTACACATATTCCACATTTTAAAACTGTGTGTAGGGGCACCTTGTCCTCAGAGCCAGCTCTCGCCGttctaatataaaaaagagataacaggcgctgggaacgaggttcgTGTGGTGAATCATGCAGCTTTGGGTTCAAGCTTGTTCAACGACTTTTGAAGAAGAGAAGCGTCTTGACGAGACAAGGTTAAGAAGGATACGGACGGTCCATGGTAGGGAAAAAAATCACAACACGAATTGACACATGAAATTGTTTGTTTGTCTCTAACAAAAAACGACAGCCAATACTGGAatgattttttcttattttttcagaGAAAATGTAAAACCTTATCGGTTTTTTAGATCATCATATGTTGATTGTATTTACTGCTTACATCTTTTCACACATTCCCATTGTCCCATTGGCAGCGTAAATCATTATGTCACGCCGAGACTCGAATAGTGTCTGTCtggttttgtcatttttttaaaaaatgacgaaaaGCTGACATCTGACAACAAATCACGACCTTGTTCCCATGTACATTTCTCCTTTTTTATATCAGCAAAAGGAAAACTTGCTTTGCAGTATCGGAGTATATTTAAAGACATAGCGtgacaccctcgtccccaggtcttGTTGTCTAATGTCATAGCCGctctagcgcttacttgacacGTCGAACGACATGGGTCAAAAACAGAAAAGAACCTTTGGGGATGGACAATGTTGAGCGCTGAAACAATTTCTACGATGGCCCACAAGGGCCACAGTGCGAGAACTTTTTATACACTGCGCGAGAATTCTAAAATGTGCGAGAATTTTCCACTACACTGCGCGAGAGCTTACAAACTATGCGAGAATTTTTTTGTACACTGCGCGAGAATATTCAACAATGCGCGAGAATTTCCAAATATTGCGAGAAAATTTATATAGACtggacgaaaaaatattttaaatatcgcAGGCCTACATATCATcgatctggtctttaaaattaattttctttcgcgctttttttctcttttaatggAAACAGCATGGACTTTCGAAAGCATAGCTCGAAGCCATAATGCCTATACCAACGCACTTGCCATGCATTTCAGTGAGTGTTAACAGTGATCGTGATTCTTTGATATCGCAATACTTCTCTCAAGACATGACAAATCTTGAAATAATATCTTTTCTTGCAATTCATCACAGTATTTACATAAGTTTGTCAACattgaaaagaagtttaaaaaaaatgtgcttGAGACGACGCATTGGTCAGTACGAGTCCAAAGAGGAAGTGATTCAAGCGATTTCAAGTGAATTGACTGAAAGTGGAAAGTCACTAGGTATTATAGCATGAGTATACGAACAggacttaaattttttaatgtcttGTTCCCAAGCATTTTCTACCAGGCGTGAAAACTGTTATTAcagttgtttactttttttaggcTACAGAAAGCTGTGGAAGGCCATAAAGGCAAACGGAATATCAGCCAGAAGATCATCTGTCATGGAAATTTTAAGAGAGTTGGATCCAGTAGGAGTTGAAAGTCGCGCAAAGAAACGGTTGAGGCGCCGAATCTACAGCGTACCTGGGTCAGATTTTTTATGGCACTTGGACGGGCATGACAAACTGAAGCCCTACGGTTTCAGTATACACGGTTGTATTGACGGGTTTTCCCGCCGATTAATTTGGCTCGAAGTTGGACCCACAAATAAACGACCAGAAGTTGTTGCCAACTATTTCTTAGAAGCTGTAACCCAGTTGAACAGACTACCTACTAGAATAAGAAGCGATGACGGGACCGAGAACAGCATAATCGAGGCCATTCAGATATGCATGAGGGCTGATCACACGGATGAGTATGCTGGTCTCGGCAGTTTCATCGTGGGATCCTCTCCGAACAATCAAAGGATTGAATGTTTTTGGTCGCAGTTGGCCAAGGATAGACCAATGTGGTGGAGAGAGTTTTTTGCAGAGCTTTCTGGGATGGGCTATTTGGATGGTGGCAATGTATTGATTGCTTAATGCGCTCGTTTTTGTTTCATGCACTTGATTCGAAAAGATTTAGATGATATGGCGGTGCGCTGGAATCAACATATCATTGCACCGAGCAGAGGTTCAACCCTACCACGCGGACGTCCAGATACCTTACATTTTATACCAGAGCTATACAATAGCAAATCATACAAGAAATTTGTTGACATTAGTGACATCAGCGAATTCAACGATCCTACATTTGCTATTGCTGTTGCAGACAACGAGCCTGAGTTTATTGAATTTGCAGACACAGTCCTTGCAATGAAAGGACACCCAAATGGACGTCCAAGTACAATTCAGCAAGCCTtagaaatatactttcttttactTGATGCTGTAGCAGAATTTATGTAGATAACAATGTAACAAGTTGGTGTTGAAAAATACAGATGTAATCTTGAAATCTTCAAtcttaaaacaaaatgtttaataCATTTGAAACAGCtgtattaaaagttaaaataaaaaacaaaatagaagaatgGTCCATTATCAATGATAAAAAGCACTGATTCagcttcattaaaaataaaatacagaacaaaaTAGAGGAAAGAAAATCTGTGTCATTCAGaattaaaacacaacaaaaacagaagacaaaacaaaagacaccccctcccccccccgtGTCAACGGCTATGAAAAACACAATTCAAGCATTGTCGTGGCCAATATTTGCAAAGCTGaatgatgttttaaaaaatatgctaattcaaaaaacaatagaatacCACTGATAAAATATACTTATCAAACAACAAGTATTTTTAAACAATGCCAAAGCCCGGCGAATTAATAATATCTTCGGTAATGTTTCTAGAAAATTTTGACCCAGTATATCTTGGTACAACCAGAAAAGTGAGCTGATACTGATATGTCGAAACACTGATTCTTCCCTTTCCAGTTATATGATCAAAAAGAACTTTGATTTTTTCGTTATTAGGTACAACAGTAGAGCCTGTGAGAAACATCATAACATCGCCTAGTGAAAGTTTTTTCTCTGATTTAGCACTCTCTTCTGTTTTTTCATTCTCGACATCAGATACGGTGAAAGTTTTAACAGTGATAGACTTACCGTGACCCAATTCATCGAGGAAGTTTTtccaattgtaaaaaatatcttCCTCTAGGGCAGCTTTATCACTTTCGTTCGAATATGTTACATCAAAACAGGACTTGATAACCTCAGGATCAACAAGATCTTGGTTGTAAGTGAATAACTTCATGGCTTCCAAAGGATGCTTTCTAAGCAGATCAAGAACACCAAAAGCTTCAAGTCCCTTTAAAAATTGCTGAATTTCCTCTAATTGCATAGATATTATGATGTGGTGAGCAACCTTTTGCAATAAATCAGTTTTGTCTGCTAGTTTCGGACATGGTTTGTTGTAACCATAGTCAAATCGTTCATGGAAACGTTGAACTTGAGACTGAAATTCTGCTTCTTTATCACAATTTCTGATATTTTCAAGTTTAATTTTGAGGTCAATGCTGGGTATGTCATCAATGTAACATAAACAGTCTTTATGCCCTGAAATAGATTAAATAATCTTAGGCATAAACAAGAAGTCAATATCAAAATTTGCCAAATAATTCACTAAAACACATGCAAACAAGGCCTTTTATAAAGCTTCAATACATCAACACTAATGTAAACCAAACGCCACCTTGGAAATCACATGTTAGTTAATCCTTAGACTCACCGACCCTGAACCTTTGAAACCATATCCCCCCCCTCCCCCTAAACAATGTCGAAATGTACATATTTCATGAAGCAGTAAAATGACATGAAGGCAAAAATaggttttcgtttttaaagaaCTCACCCACTATAAAGCCACTGAGACCAGCACTGAAGTATGGTGGATTGCAACCATGTAATAAAGATAATGAcacaaattttccaaaaaacataTATTGATCTTCTGTTAACTTTTGCAGATCATGGATgaaaaattcattattttgaATGCCATATGTAAGTTTACCAATTGTGCTTTGATAAAATAGCGATATTAACTCACGAGTAGGACCACCTGTGTCTACACCAGCTTCCTTACCACCCATACTGGTGAATTCTACCTTGAAAGGAGACAATTCAGCATCTGAAAAAAACACCTCCATTTTTTGCATAACATCATTAAATACACATCTTCTTCTGATATTAAAAGTTACTTTACTTTTTTTCATGAACTTCGCTGACAAAACATTCAACTCCTTCTCCAAGTTTAATTTTGGTGAATTACTAGATAGAGCTTTAATACGTTGTTCTCGCAAATTTTCGATAGATCTGTCAGTAATATTTTCATTGGATGGTTCTTCGGATGTTGATCCACCTTCAGAGTCAAATGAATTCTTTTGACTATCTTTCTGCAATGACTGTTCAACTCCTTATCTTGCTTACATCTGATGCAAAACCTGAAGTAAGTGCCCGAGCATGtgtcacaaattttttttttcaaagcagGACCAGCAGCAGTATTAGGCTCAGAATCAGAGAGTGACATACAATCATCATTGTAATcataatcaaaataatttttaagctcTGGACCATTATCATTTAAACTAGTTCTCAAAACAAACCATGTTTTTGATGGAAACAAACCCCTTTCTTTAAGATAATCTGGAATACTGTCCCGTAAGTTGACTGTAGTACTGGTAACATCTTCCAGTTTTGCAGTCACTTCTAGTCGGTCTTCATTGAAACAGTTCTTTCCACACACACCAAAATAAACATCCAGACTTTTGGTCAATAAATGTTTGAAAGTTTCAAAGCAGGACCAGCAGCAGTAATAGGCTCAGAATCAGAGAGTGACATACAATCATCATTGTAATcataatcaaaataatttttaagctcTGGACCATTATCATTTAAACTAGTTCTCAAAACAAACCATGTTTTTGATGGAAACAAACCCCTTTCTTTAAGATAATCTGGAATACTGTCCCGTAAGTTGACTGTAGTACTGGTAACATCTTCCAGTTTTGCAGTCACTTCTAGTCGGTCTTCATTGAAACAGTTCTTTCCACACACACCAAAATAAACATCCAGACTTTTGGTCAATAAATGTTTGAAAGTTTGATTCTCCTGATTTAAAGCAATGAAACGGCTTCCTCCTCTCTCTGCTTGTTTCACATTTATCCAATTTCCTCCAACCTCTCTCATCCACCTTACTTGGATTCTAATATCCTTTTTATTTGTTGAAGCATTGCCAGCAGCACGAACACTTTTTTTGGTTATCTTTGTCAACAAAGTGTTCAATCTGGTAGTGATGTTTCCATGTCTCTTCTGTTCGTTCTTGATATCACTGGATTCTCCATTACAAGCTTGGTCTTGGTCTTGTTTTGACAAAATACTTCTTTCAATTTCTTCTTTCACCTCTTTCCTGACTTCTTcattttgaatttggaaaacaAACAGAACAACTTTGCTCTCACCCCGAGATACCTAAATAAATCCTCCATAAATGGTATGGGAGGCGCTGTGGTGGAGTTCAACCTCGGTTCCAGGATACTGCAGATAAACTTCAGACCAAGGTCTGTAAAATAGCATAAATTTGATTTTCATAAGAACTTTCTAACACAAATATAAATTCTCGCGCACAGTTTCGAAATTCTCGCGCACAACAGTTAGAATTATCGCGCAGTGTATAAAAAATTCTCGCACTGTGACCCTTGTGGGCCATCGTAAATTTCGAATCCCAAGGTTTTTTGTCTCCTTTCCTAATTGCTgtcctgatataaaaaagaaacccTAGGGTCCAGTTtagccatttttttatttttccctgAACAAAGTGACAGaattaatgtaaacaaacttaataATATCTTGGACAAGGCAACCATTAGGGATGTTTCCCGAGATCCACGTATTTTGTATAAGCACCCGCTTAAAGAATTACCTGTAttcaaaatttgtaaatttcttTTGCTTGATGCATCTTATCTCCAGGACGTTTTGTCTCTCATCAGAGCTGCGTTTATCGTCAAATATACAAAAAGACGacagaaaagatacaaaatgCCCTAGGGACGAGGGTAAAAAGGAGATAACGGGCTTTCTACTAAGCAACTTATGAGAAAATTTCTATTTAGTTCAAAACAATTGTTTAGCAACTCGAGTACCAGGTCAAACGAAGGaaggttttctttttaaagccaTCCGTAAACGTGTGTTCTTTTCCATTCCCTAATTGTATTGCCCCCATCTTAATTGCTTTGGCTTCCAGAATAATAACACAAATTGATAGAAACAATATATTTCCCTAGGAATGAGTAAATACAACACCTTCAGTATGCGTAGACTATTTATGGAAAATTTTTAGAAAGTGGGTAGAAATGAAGCTTCCTCCTTTGTGCTTCGTCATTTGCTcaaatatataatgcatatCCTAAGCGTCAGGATATGCATTATAGGCGTCTTCATGCCTTGAAGGTCAGGTGCATGAGACAGATAAGATGCACTGAGCGTCagatgcatcgacatgtcctgaacgtcaggcacatgctaattatggtGTTTTTTTTCCATGGTGTATTAGAgaataataatgtttttattcataGTGATG is a window encoding:
- the LOC130623069 gene encoding uncharacterized protein LOC130623069, whose amino-acid sequence is MPIPTHLPCISVSVNSDRDSLISQYFSQDMTNLEIISFLAIHHSIYISLSTLKRSLKKMCLRRRIGQYESKEEVIQAISSELTESGKSLGYRKLWKAIKANGISARRSSVMEILRELDPVGVESRAKKRLRRRIYSVPGSDFLWHLDGHDKLKPYGFSIHGCIDGFSRRLIWLEVGPTNKRPEVVANYFLEAVTQLNRLPTRIRSDDGTENSIIEAIQICMRADHTDEYAGLGSFIVGSSPNNQRIECFWSQLAKDRPMWWREFFAELSGMGYLDGGNVLIA
- the LOC130623944 gene encoding uncharacterized protein LOC130623944; the protein is MKKSKVTFNIRRRCVFNDVMQKMEVFFSDAELSPFKVEFTSMGGKEAGVDTGGPTRELISLFYQSTIGKLTYGIQNNEFFIHDLQKLTEDQYMFFGKFVSLSLLHGCNPPYFSAGLSGFIVGHKDCLCYIDDIPSIDLKIKLENIRNCDKEAEFQSQVQRFHERFDYGYNKPCPKLADKTDLLQKVAHHIIISMQLEEIQQFLKGLEAFGVLDLLRKHPLEAMKLFTYNQDLVDPEVIKSCFDVTYSNESDKAALEEDIFYNWKNFLDELGHGKSITVKTFTVSDVENEKTEESAKSEKKLSLGDVMMFLTGSTVVPNNEKIKVLFDHITGKGRISVSTYQYQLTFLVVPRYTGSKFSRNITEDIINSPGFGIV